DNA sequence from the Verrucomicrobiia bacterium genome:
CCTTTCAAGGCGTCCGAATTAGCCTCTTTAATTACAACGACACCGGCAAACCCGGAGGTTACGCCGATTTCGATAATTTCACGGTTGATGAACCGCGCGCGAGGGGCGTTGAGCGCGCGCTGCCCATAGGCAGGACCATTATCCTGAGCAGCGGCGCCGATGGCAGCTTGCTGGCTGTCGATACTCAGAAGATGTCACTGGTGAATATTGCAGCCGATACGAGTGCGGCGGCCGGCCAGAACGCGCAATTTCAGGTCGTTGATCTGGGCCAGGGCCATGTGGCGCTGAAGACGGCCAGCAGCCGATTGGTTTCCGTGGCTGATGACGTTGTTATCTTGAAGAATCTCACGGGAAAGATGCCGGGCGAAGCTGAATGGTTTCAATGGATAAACCTCATGCGCGGTGACACCATGCTCATGTCTCTCGTCAACCACCGCTATCTAACCACCAAGCCGCACAACCCGGGTGTGGTAGCGATTTCAGCCACCGGCCCCCGTCCGGACCGCAAGGGCGGCGCGTGTTTCAGGTGGAAGACAATCCAATGAGACGCGGTCAAAGTCCATTAGCCATTCCACTTTACAGGAATACGGATGTGCCGGTTGCGCGTCGTGTTAAAGACCTGCTTGCGCGCATGAGGCTCGAGGAAAAGGCCGCACAAATGACGTGCGTCTGGCAGCAAAAGGCTCAAAAGCTCGTGGACGCCGATGGCAATTTCGACCCAACCAAGGCCAGGGCTGCGTTCAGGAAAGGGCTCGGCCTGGGCCAGGTGGGCCGCCCTAGTGATGCTGGCGCCCCAGCCACCGCGCCGTGGATGGGACGCACGGCGCGGCAGATGGCTGAGTTGACCAACGCCGTTCAGAAGTTTTTCCTGGAGAACTCGCGACTTGGCATTCCGGTCATCTTTCACGAGGAATGCCTGCACGGCCACGCGGCCCGTGAGGGCACGAGTTTCCCCCAGCCCATCGGGCTGGGCGCCACGTTCAATCCGACGCTGGTCGAGCGGCTCTTCACCATGACAGCGTACGAGGCGCGGCTCCGCGGCACACATCAGGCGCTCACGCCGGTGGTGGATGTTGCCCGTGACCCACGTTGGGGCCGCGTCGAGGAGACCTATGGCGAGGACCCTTACCTGACCACCCGGATGGGTATCGCTGCGGTCCTTGGATTCCAGGGCGACGCCACATTCAAGGACAAGAAGCGCGTCATGGCGACGTTGAAGCACTTTGCCGCGCACGGGCAGCCGGAGTCGGGCCAGAACTGCGCGCCGGCTAATATTTCGGAGCGCGTGCTGCGCGAAACCTTCCTGCAACCATTTCGAGAGGTAATCCGCGAAGCCGGGGCTGTTAGCGTGATGGCTTCCTACAACGAGATTGACGGTGTGCCCTCTCACGCCAATAAGTGGCTGTTACAGGACGTGCTTCGCAGAGAATGGGGGTTTAAGGGATTTGTAGTTTCGGATTACTACGCAATCTGGGAACTGGGTTACCGTCCCGACACCCATGGACACTTCGTGGCGAAGGACAAAAGGGAAGCCTGCCGGCTGGCTGTTGAGGCTGGTGTGAACATTGAGCTGCCGGAGCCGGATTGTTACCTCCATCTGGTCGATCTGGTTCGCAAGGGCGCCCTCAAAGAAAAGCAGCTCGACGATCTGGTCGCCCCGATGCTGCATTGGAAGTTCCAGATGGGCCTGTTCGACGATCCTTACGTCGATCCGGAGGAAGCAGCCCGGGGAGTTGGCTGCGAAGCACACCGTGAGTTGGCACTCGAGGCTGCACGGGAAACAATCACGCTGCTCAAGAATGAGAACAACCTGGCGCCCCTCGATGCTTCAAAGCTAAGGACCATCGCGGTCATCGGGCCAAATGCCAACCGAATGTTGCTGGGCGGCTACAGCGGGCTGCCCAAGCACAACGTTACGGTGCTCGAGGGCATCAAAGCCCGGATTGGTGATCAGGTGACGGTGCTTTATGCAGAAGGTTGTAAGATCACCCAGGGCGGCTCCTGGCAGGAGGGCGCTGTTGTCGCGAGCGATCCAGCCCAAGACCGGAGACAGATTGCCGAGGCGGTGGAGGTGGCGAAGCAGGCCGAGGCGATTGTGCTGGCTATCGGCGGCAATGAACAAACATCGCGAGAAGCTTGGGGCCTCAAGCACATGGGCGACCGCACGAGCCTGGATCTTATCGGGCTCCAGGACGAACTGGTGGACGCGATGCTGGCTACCAGCAAGCCGGTGATTGTGTTTCTGTTCAATGGCCGTCCGCTATCGATCAACAAGGTGGCGAAGGACGTGCCGGTCATTTTTGAATGCTGGTATCTGGGCCAGGAATGCGGCCTGGCACTGGCGGAGGTGTTGTTTGGCGACGTGAATCCGGGTGGCAAGCTCCCTATCTCCATACCGCGCTCGGCGGGACATCTGCCCGTTTTCTATAACCATAAGCCGTCGGCGCGACGCGGTTACCTCTGGGACGACGTTTCGCCCCTGTTCCCGTTCGGCTTTGGACTTAGTTACACCACGTTCAAGCTGCAAAATGTCCGGCTCGCTAAGAAGCGAATCACTTGCGAGGGTTCGACTCGTGTTTTGGCGGATGTGACCAATACCGGTAAACGCGCCGGCTGGGAAGTGGTGCAGATGTACATCCGCGACTGCGTCAGTTCGGTCACCCGGCCCGTTAAGGAGTTGAAGGGGTTCAAAAAGGTCTGGCTCCAGCCCGGTGAAACGAAGAAAGTGGGGCTAGACATCACGCCTGAATCCTTGGCGTTCTACGACGTGAACATGAAATACGCGGTTGAGCCCGGCGCCTTCGAAATCATGGTCGGGAACTCATCTCGCGACGCGGACTTGCAGAAGTTGATTCTGACAGTGACCAAACAACCCTGAATCTTCCATGAGCGATAACGAGCAGAAGCTCTCCTTCTTCGAAAAGGCCGGGTATAGCTGCGCGGATGCCGGGGCGAATTTCGTGTTCATGACGATGGTGCTGTTCCAGCTCAATTTTTACACCGACACCTTTGGGCTAAGCGCCGGCGCTGCAGCGGCCATTCTGCTATGGCCACGGTTGTGGGATGCCGTCGCCGATCCGATTGTCGGTATTCTCGCCGATCGCACCACCACGCGTTGGGGAAAATTCCGGCCATGGATTCTGTTCACCGCCGTGCCGTGGGCCATCATTATGGTGCTCGCTTACACAACGCCGAAGGGCTGGAGCATGGCCGCAAGGGTTTCATACGCCGTGATCACCAATACGTTGCTCATGACGGTTTACTCGATGAACAACATGCCCTACGCTGCGCTCGGCGGCGTCATGACGGGTGACATCAACGAGCGGGCGCAACTGAATTCCTTTCGTTTCATTGCCGTCAACGCAGCGCAGTTCATCGTCGGCGGATTCACCCTGCCGCTGGTGGCAAAATTTGCCATCGGCCATGACCGACAGTACGGGTGGCGGATGACGATGAGCATCTGGGCAGCGCTTTGTCTGGTATTGTTTCTTATCACCTTCGCCACGACTCGCGAACGCGTCCAGCCGGCCAGGACCGGGAAGTCATCGCCAAAACAGGATTTCCTCGACCTGCTCAAGAACGGCCCGTGGCGGGTCATGTTTTTCTGGACGCTCGTGCATTTCGCCATTCTCTCGTTTCGCGGGGGGGCGCTCTACAATTACTACCATTACTACGCCAATAAGGGGGCGATGTTCGATTTTGTGCAACGCTTCGGCCTGGTGGCGCCCGTCGGCGCGGAGCCGCAGGGCGGAATTCTCGAAACTCTTGGTTATATTGTCCATGGAGACCTTGCCAATCCCGCAAGCTCCAATGTGGCGGACGTGTTCAACAGCATTATCAACATGCTCGGCACCGGCTTGATTATGATCGTCATTCTGTTGTCGCCGCCGCTGGCGCGAAGGTTTGGGAAAAAGGCTGTGTCGGCCGGCGGCTTTGCCTTAGCGGCAGTTGGCACTTTGGCGTTTTATCTTTTGTCGCCTGCGAATGTCTGGGGCATGGTGTGGCTAACTGCCTTTATCTCCATTGTCTATGCTCCCACCATTCCGCTGACTTGGGCAATTTTCGCGGACGTAGCGGATTATTCCGAATGGAGGCTGGGCCGTCGCTTTACCGGAATGGTTTTCGCCACGATTGGATTCGCGCTGAAGTCCGGCCTGGCGCTTGGCTCCGCATCGTTCCTATGGATCATGCAAGGCTTCTTTGCTTACGAAACGGCTCTTCCTTCGGCGCCTAAAGCCGTCGCCGGGTATCGCTTCAACAGTGGCGTCGCCGTTGGCGTCCTGTTTGCCATTTGCACAGTCTTGCTTTTCATTTATCCCTTGAACAAACGAGCGACTATCCAGATGGCCGACGAACTTGCCGGGCGACGACGCAAACTCATGCCCAAACCCGCCACCGTCTAAAACATACTCAGCCACCATTTCAAGGATAACATCGCCGAGGGCGACAAGGCTGTGCAGGTGATGTGCGCTTGTTGCGCCCCCTGGCAAATGGAGGTTCACGGCAGTTTTTCGTGCACAGTCCTAACCTGAGGTATTAAGGGCAGACGCGGCTGTAAAGCTCGCTGGAAAAATCGGGCTGCAGTCTCTAAGCTGTGTGCATGCTGAACCCACGCCCGCTTTTTCCAGCTCATGCCGCCCAGTATTGCCTCATGGTTTTGTGTGTCACCGGGTCCCTCTCATTCCTGGGGCCTGCGAGTATCAGGGCTGCCACCAACGCCGCGTCGGCCTTCCCGTGCGACCCGGAAAAGATTCCCCACTACACCGCCTACCGTGTTTCGCAGCCTATCCGGATCGATGGCAAGCTGGACGAGCCGTGCTGGCAAACGGCTCCGCGCTCCACACGGTTCGTGGATATTCTCACCGGGGCGCCGACGCTGCACGACACACGGGTGAGTGTGCTGTGGGACAAAAACAATCTTTACGTCGGCTTCTGGCTGGAGGAACCCAACGTGCAGGCCACCTTCACCAAACACAACTCTCCCATTTACGAAAACAACGATGCCGAGGTGTTTATTGCAGGACGGGACAGTTACTACGAATTCGAAATCAACGCGCTAAACACCGTCTATGAGGCATTCTTCATGTGGGAAGATACCTACGAAAAGGATGGCTTTGCCCGGGAGCCCGCGTTCCGTCGGGCGAACCCGCTCGTCAAACCTTTTAATGGAGTTGGCTATACCAATCACCCGCGCGGGCTGCGGCTGGGTTCGTGGGCATGGACGTTCCCCGGGCGGAAAACGGCCGTTCATATCGACGGCACGCTCAATAATGACAAGGACAAGGACCGTGGCTGGACGGTGGAGTTGGCGTTTCCATGGGAAGGAATGAAATGGCTAGCAAAGGCCGACGGGCGCGCTTTGCCGCCCCAGCCAAGAGACGTTTGGCGCATCGACTTTTCCCGCTTTAATCAATACAAAGCGCCGCCACCGGCACAGGATTCTGGCGGCTGGTTCTGGAGCCCGCATGGGGTCTGGGATTCGCACATCCCAGAGTGTTTCCCTTTTATCGAGTTTTCAACGAATGACGTGATGAGCACAGTTTCCTCGGGGCGATGATGCACAGGACGACTCGGAATTAATTCTTGCACAAGTGCCTGAATTTTCGTGTCAACCCGGTTCGGGTTATTCCGATGGCGGATTGGTCAAGGGCACGGCGCGATAGAATCGGGACGGATAGCTTTGGGCGTCGGGATCAACGAAATTCAATCGCGGCCAAGCCACTGCTGGCGCCGGCGGAGGCGAAAATTGGAATGTCCACTGGCGCGAGAAAGGTCGCACCGTTGGTCGGGCTATCAATGCGAACCGCTGGCGGAACGTTGGTCGGCGGAGGACTGTTGACCACGGAAATCTTCACCGGCGCCGAGGTGGCGGACAAGCCGCCATTGTCGGTGACGACGGCGGTCAAAGCGTAATTGCCGGCGGGCGAGTCCGACCATGCCAGATAATACGCGATGCCGATGGGGCTGGGCGGGTCCGTCGCCAGCGGCAGTCCGCGGCCCAAATCCGCGCCGTTGGCAAAAAACTCAACATTGGTGACATATCCGTCCGGATCGGATGCGGTTGCGCGTTGCACCGTCTGGAACCCCTCTTGGAGTTCGGCCTGCCGTCGGGCATCCAGGGGCGTTATCCGCCATCATTGCGCCGGCAGTCTGACCCGATAGTACATGGGCGGGCCGCTGGTTGAAGGTGAATAGGGCGATGGCTGGTTGAGATCGCTGAATGGGCCGCCTGGGGCCGTGGCGGATTGCAGCGTGCCGACTGGCCATGCGAGGACGACGCTGGCGCCGGTTCTAGTGATCGTCAACAAGGGCGTAGCTTGAGAATGGGCAGCGATTTGCGAAGGGGCCAGCGCATAGTTATAGAAAGCGACTTCATCCATCGCGCCGGAGAAGCCGAAGAAGGCGGCATCACCGCGCTGGCCCAGCACCTCAGAACCTGCCGAGAGGGTGGGGTCGCCATTTATGCCATTAGGAATAAACCCCGAGGCTGCCACAGTAGTCCGAGCACTGCCGGCGACGCCATTGACGTAAAGAATGATGTTGGTCCCGTCATCTGTGAGGACCAGATGATACCAACTCCCGGGGATTAGCGGGATATGCCCGAAATCGCTCCCGAAGAAGCCGGGGCCGCCGGTGCCATTAAACAAGCCCAGGGTCCATGCGCCGTTGCCGGAGTTGGGGTGCTGGTAAATGACCCAGCCATAAACAGCCGCGCTGAAGTTGTAATTGTATAACGAAGACATCACGCTGCGGAAATTATTGTTGGTGTCGTTGGAATCTGGCCGAACCCAAGCTTCCATCGACCAAGGCCCGAATGGATTGAGTTCGAGGGCGTAAGGAATCCGCACCACACCGCCCCGACCGATCGCGAGAGTATTGGTGTCGCTTAGATCGACGGCTTGGTCGTAAGACGCGAGCGAAGGGTTGCTGAAACCGGGGATGCCCGGCGGCACACCGAAGGTGATGTCCCCTTTGGAATTATCATATGTCCCATCGAAACTGCCCACGGCATCAACGGCGGTGACGCTTCCATTGGGTTCGTCGAGCCGCCAATAAGCCACCGGGTGATCGGCCGCGACGATTTGGGCGTAGCCGGTTAACGGAACGTTGACTGCCCGAGCCACAACAGAAAGCGATGCGTCCATTGTATCTGCCGAAGTGAATGGGTTGGACACATGCGCATGAAAGAGCGAACCGTCATCTGCGGATTGTAAATTGGTCAGCCACAGCGTATCGCTGGTTTGGCCGGCGATTGCTGTCGTTCCCTTAAACCACTGGTACTGGATGGGCACTGCGCCACTTGCAGCGACCCGAAAGGCGGCGGCGCTGCCCACGTTTCTGGTGATGGAATAGGGATCGGCGATAATGTTCAGGTTGGTCAAAACCGTGAGAGTCGCCAGGGGGCTATTGGTCAGCCCGACGCTGTTGGTGACCGTGATGGAAAAAGTGGCCTGGTCATCCGCTGGATAATAACAGATAAACGAGTAGCTGCTGTCGGTGGCCCCGGCGACGATGGTCCCATTTCGCTTCCATTGATAATGCAGCGGTTGGGTTCCGTTTACCACAGCGCTGAAGGTCACCCTGGTCCCGGAATAATTGGTCGTCGGGCCCGGAGTGGATACGAAAACGGGCGGGGTGTTGGGGGCACGGAAGGAATTGGTGCCAAGCTGATAATGGTCCAGGATTTGGGCTGCGGTCAGAGTGTTGGTATAAAAGGCCACCTCATCCACGCCGCCCGCGAAGGCTCCATGGCCAGTTTGCGGGCCGGCGCCAATGGCTCCGGCATAGCCGGCCAGTGGATCGACGGCTTTATAATTGATCGCGGATGAGCCTTGCGACACTCCATTGACGTAAAAGGTTGCCGCGGCGCCATCCCAAGTAACGGCCAAGTGGTACCATTGCAGCAGCGTTACGGGCGGGCCAAAGAACGTATAAACCGCCCCGCCGCGGATGAACAAAGCCCATCCGCTTCCGGGGCCTTGCGTCTGGTAGAAATTCCAGCCCGAGCCGCTGGGGTAACTCGTTGTGTAAGCCCCTGACATCGCCAAGGGCGAGGTATAATCCGAGAGCGAGTCGCTCGTGGCCTGCGCCCAGCATTCGGCCGAGAACGGCGCGCCGGTGATGCCATCGGAATTCGTCGGGGAAAGCTCCGGTTGATAGGGAATGCTCACCGAGGCAAAGTCAGCGCCGCCGTTGAACAAAACCGAGTTGGTGTCTATGCCGGGTTCCCCCAAGATAGGGAATGTGCCGGTGCTGTTGAAGCTAAAGACGGCGTCGAACCCATTGCCCGATGAGTCCGCTGCGGTCGCGCCTGAGGTCTCTTCCAGGCGATAGTAGGCCACGGGATGATCTGAAAGAATCAAGTCAGGATATGCCGCGCGCGCATTGTAACCGCCCAGTGCGGCAAGTCCTGTCAGGGTCAGCATGACGGCTTCAGGCAAGGACGTTCTTTTTGTTGATTTCATAGGTCTCAATTCTCTTTCAATTCAACCGGCCAAAAGGGTCGCGTGGGGTTTCACAGCGTCACCGGGTTCTGCACGGTCAGTTTTACCAGAGCGGTCCCGATATTGACAGGTAAATTCGAAGGGAATTTAGGGCGGCGTTTGCACGCGATAAAAGCGTTGAGGCGCCGCAGTCCGGGCGCCGGAATCCAGCATCTGAAGAGGAGCGCCGTTACCAGGAACGTTGTTGCTGAAGGTCTTCCACGCAGGCGGCTCCAGGTTGCTCGTCCACAGCACCCGATACCCCGCCAGAGGCAGTGTAGTGAATGTGAACTGGATGTCTTGATTGGTGGGTGCTACGGACAGCAACTGCGGAGTAGCCAAGGCCTGTTTTATTGTCTGAAGCAGCGGGTCCCGCTGGCCGTTTGGCGCTCCGGCGAAATAGCCTTGGCCGAGTTCCCAAATCATGAGCCCTCCGAGAAAATGGTTCCTGGCGAAGCTGACTTTCGCCCGGCAGGAATATTCGTCGTCGAAGGAAAGGAAATCGTCATTCGCCGGGACTGAACTGGTGACACTGAGGTAGGCGGCTTGGGCTGCAGCATCCCAATGATAGCGGCTCGCTTGGTACTGGTTGGACATGATTTGAGAATAGGTGAGCGCCGTAACCGTTGGGGCGCCGATCCAGCTTTGACGCGGCAACAGGGTCCCGCTCGTCGAGGTACCCGCGCCGTTGGTCCAGGCCTTGCCATAAAAGGGAATGCCCAGCCCCAGCTTGGCGGAGGCCACACCATTTGAGACGAAGTTGCTGACGGCGCCATTAACCGAGGGCACGAGCCGACCGTTGCTGGGGAAACGATAACCCCCGTCGTAAATCGGTGCATTAAACCAGGTGACCCAGCCCTGATAGGCGCCAGAAAGGTCGTAGGTCATGATATTGATTTGATCCAGTTGCCCTTGGAGCGCAGCGAACATGGCAAATTCCGCAGCGGGTGGATCTCCGGGAACAGGGTAAGCTGGCGCTGCGACGGTGAGGAGTTTTGATGAAGACTCATTCAAGGCTGAGCGGAGGGCCTTCACGAAATTCGTGAATTGGTTAAAATCAGAAGCAGGAAGCGGTTCCCAATCGATATCCACGCCGTCATAGCCGTATGCGGACATAAACCCAAGGATGTTGCTGATAAATACTGGGCGATTCAAGCTGCTTGTGGCGGCCTGGAAGCCTGGCTGGCTGCCGGCGCCACCCACGCAGATGAGGGCGGCGCGTCCGGCGGCGTGGGCTCGGGCCACCAGGTCTGCGGTCCGCGCGGGTATGATCGCGTTGAGGGCGGGGTCCAGTGTGCCGTCCGGATTGGGCATCACGGAAAAGTGGATTACATGGGTAACAACTGTGAAGTCGATATTAGAGGCGGCCAGGTAACTCTGCCGATAACCGGGGTAATACGCTGTGATCCAAAAGCCGGCATGGGTCGAGCCGCAGACGCTAAACACGCCCCAAAGGAACACCCCAAGCGCGAAACGACAGGAGTACGCGACGGCGTGCATAGCTCCGTTTAACACAATCCCTGGTGCGGGTCGAGCTCGGCGCCAATGAAATGATTGCGCGGCGGTTCCGCGATTACTGGCCTCCAAATAGCTGTTTCAGAGCGTTGTTCTTAAAAGCGGCTATTATCGGGCCACTGCCACTAGAGCCGATTGGAGAAACGGCAGTGTAGGAAAAATTAAACGTGCCAATCTTAAACAGGCCGTCGTATTGCGCGTTATTAATAGGCAGCTTTTCCGAAACCAACGGTTCTGATGGGGCGAGTTGGCTCACGTTTCCAGTTGCAAGCAGTTGATAGCGCTGGAGCATGGCATCATTAATTTCCAGGGATTTGATGCCATAATGAGTGGCGCGATTGTTCCAGTTCATGAGATAGGGCTTTAATTCTGAAAGATCAGTGGGCAACTGACCGCCATTAGCGACGAGGTAATTATCCAAACATCCCCCAAGAATCATGGCAAACTGTTCCTTCGCCTCTGTGCGCAGGCTGCCCAAAACCAACTCAAAATCATTCGAGGTCCCTTGCCACTTGGGGACTGCGCTTACGTAATTCACCCAATGGGAAACGTCGATAAGGTCAAGTTCAGGAATTTTCTCTGCTGGCGTTTGCTTCAACCATTCTTTCGTTTGGCTAATTCTAGCCGCGGCTTCTGCCAGGCCAACATCGGCCACATCGTTTGTTCCTTCTCTAACGGCCTTGCGCAAGCGCGTCACCTCACCGCGCAGTCTCAAAAGCGCGGTGTCGTTTGGCTCTGACCGCCATTGCTTTCTTTCTGCGAGCAAGGCCGCCAAGAGGTTCGTCGCGTCATCTCGTTCCGATTGCAATTGCCGGATTTGGCCGACCAATGGCGCGTGCTGTTGCTGTAGAGTCTCGTTTTGCTCGCGTAATTTCGCGGTTTGGCGAGATTCATAGAGTCCTGTTCCGGCAAGGACAACAAGGGCGGCAGTGACAAGAGGTTTTTGCAGTGTTGTCATGGCGATTGTTTTGATGGCGGTTGTCGTCGCGGTGGTACCGAGGGTTGTTCCAGCCAGAACTGCGGCGGTTGAAATGGAAGCGGCCAAACCGGGCGGAGCGGCTTGTACGGCGTTAGCGGAGATGACGGTGGACAGAGCAGCCGCGGTGGTGTTGATGCCGTGCCGCGCTAAATGTTCGCGGAGCTTTTCAAGCGCGCGCGCAACCCTCTTTTGCGCCGTATCGTCACTGACGCCCAGCGCCGAACCTACGCTACGCAAATCCTGATTTTTGAGAAAGCGCAGCACGAGCGCGTCGAAGTCGGTTTCGTTAAGCTCTGACATGGCGGTGTCCAGCACTGGACGCAGGCGTTCCGAATCGGGAGCGGTGTCAGAAATCGAGTTGAGTTGTTCCATGGCTTCCCTTTCACGCATTCGTCGCCGAACCTCATCTCGCCGGAAGTTGAGCGAAAGATTGCGGGCGCTGCGGCAAAGCCATCCCGTCAATGACGCTTGTGCCGCCAACCGGGGCGCTAAGGACCGAGCACCGCGCGCCAGTCCGATGAACGCGCTCTGGGCAATCTCCGCGGCGGTTTCGTGGGAATTCACCTGCCGGAACGCGGCGGAATACACGAGGTTAGTATGCCGGTTGACGAGTTCGGTGAATGATGCCTCAGTGCCCTGTTCGGCATAATCGCGTAGGAGCTGCGCATCGGATTTGGCCTGCATCTCACTTATTTAATAACCAAGGAAACCAAAATCCGACAAAGAAAAGTTCAGGAACGGGTGAGGATTTGCGGCTGGTTGTCCAGGGGATTTGGGATGGGGAAAGGGAAAAGAGCCGGGGGCCCTTCAAAGGGGTAATCCATAACATCGTTCGCTGAGTTTCATAAAGCCAAGCGGGCCTGAGTTGGAGAGGACGCTTGAGACGCTAGCATTGCGGTATGCAGGCGGAGGTTGGCGCTCTTGAAGGTTCTCAGATGAGGCTGGGCGCCCCATCACTAAAAACGTGTCATTCAACATGATGCGGATCGAGTTCAGGCGGGTTTGTGATTCTTCAGCGAGTATAGCACAATAGATGCGCAAGCAAACGCCCAAAGCGCCAATGAAAATTGCGACTTACAACGTCAACGGCATTAGGTCGCGTCTGGCCAATTTAATTGAGTGGCTGCAACGGGAAACGCCCGATGTCGTGTGCCTTCAGGAACTGAAGGCGAGCGAGGAGGCCTTTCCTGCTCTGACGATTTGTTCTGCGGGTTATGGGGCGGTTTGGCATGGGCAGAAGTCCTGGAACGGGGTGGCTATTCTGGCGCGTGACACCAATCCGGTTGAAACTCGCCGGGGGCTGCCCGATGGCACTGAGGATACGCACAGCCGATATATTGAGGCAATGGTCAAGGGAATCCTGGTCGGCTGCTTGTACCTGCCAAACGGGAACCCACAACCAGGGCCCAAATTCGATTACAAGCTGGCCTGGTTTGAACGGTTACTGCGCCATGCGGCCAGCCTGTGCCCAAGCGGCCAACCCGTGGTGCTGGCCGGCGATTACAATGTCGTGCCTACTGATTTTGACATTTACGACCCGCGCTCGTGGCGTAAAGACGCGTTGCTTCAGCCGCAGACCCGGGCTTGTTACCAGCGGCTGCTGGCCCAAGGCTGGACCGATGCGCTTCGGGCGCATTTCCCGGACCAGCGGGTGTACACTTTCTGGGATTACTTCCGCCAACACTGGCAAAGGAACTCCGGGCTGCGGATCGATCATCTCCTGCTAAACCCTCCGCTCAAATCGCAACTGGCCGATGCCGGCGTGGACACGTGGGTGCGCGGCCAGCCCGGGGCCAGTGATCACGCCCCGGCTTGGGTGCGTCTCAGGTGAGCGCACCTCTTTGATCGGCATTTGATGTTGTGTCGCACTGGCCGCTGGAGTTTGAACATTCTCAGGGAGGGGCGGGCGCGCCGCACGGCCATTGCCTTTAGGGGAATAAGCGCGAAACGCGGTCTCTCTCTCCTCCTTTGGAGGTGTGGGTCGGGGAGTGGAGGCTCCACTCGCTGCACCCGACAATGAAATTCTTAAGCGCCACCAGCGAACAGGCCCCTCTCCCTAGCCCTGCCGAAGGGCCAGGAAAGCATGACATCGTTGCCGATTTTTGTGATGGTGAGCCGGACGGTCGCCTGGTAATGCGCCTGGATTTGTTGCGGGGTCAATGCCTGGTTATAGAAAGCGACGTCATCCACGGTGCCGGCAAAGGCCTTCCAATCATTATCACTCCGCCAGCCGAAATTGGCAGAGCCACCTTGATTAGGCACAAAACCGCTCCAAATGGCGGAGGCGCCTAAATGGCCATTGACATAAAGAGCGAAGGCGGCGGCGCCGTCATAGGTGAGCACCACGTGATACCAGGAGTTGGCCGTCAGAGTATCAACGGTATCGGTTACGAAAGTGTTGACCCAATTGTTCCCCCATAGGACCCAAGCCAATGTAGTGAAAGGGCCGTAAGGATTCATTTCGAGCGCATAGGGCACAATGACGCGGCTCCGCCGGAGACGTTCACACCCGGATCGGTCTCGTGCAGGATGCTGGTCTGGGCGCCGAAGGTGATGGCGCCTGCCCCGGAATAATCATCGAATGTCCCGTCGAAACTGCCGGCGGCATCGGTCGCAATTAGGCCGCTAAGCAGGTAGGAGAGGGAGCCAGAAGCACCCGAAGCATCTGCAGATTAAAGAGGTATTCCATTGTTAGGGACTCCTCAGTAATATCTGCG
Encoded proteins:
- a CDS encoding glycoside hydrolase, whose translation is FQGVRISLFNYNDTGKPGGYADFDNFTVDEPRARGVERALPIGRTIILSSGADGSLLAVDTQKMSLVNIAADTSAAAGQNAQFQVVDLGQGHVALKTASSRLVSVADDVVILKNLTGKMPGEAEWFQWINLMRGDTMLMSLVNHRYLTTKPHNPGVVAISATGPRPDRKGGACFRWKTIQ
- a CDS encoding glycoside hydrolase family 3 N-terminal domain-containing protein codes for the protein MRRGQSPLAIPLYRNTDVPVARRVKDLLARMRLEEKAAQMTCVWQQKAQKLVDADGNFDPTKARAAFRKGLGLGQVGRPSDAGAPATAPWMGRTARQMAELTNAVQKFFLENSRLGIPVIFHEECLHGHAAREGTSFPQPIGLGATFNPTLVERLFTMTAYEARLRGTHQALTPVVDVARDPRWGRVEETYGEDPYLTTRMGIAAVLGFQGDATFKDKKRVMATLKHFAAHGQPESGQNCAPANISERVLRETFLQPFREVIREAGAVSVMASYNEIDGVPSHANKWLLQDVLRREWGFKGFVVSDYYAIWELGYRPDTHGHFVAKDKREACRLAVEAGVNIELPEPDCYLHLVDLVRKGALKEKQLDDLVAPMLHWKFQMGLFDDPYVDPEEAARGVGCEAHRELALEAARETITLLKNENNLAPLDASKLRTIAVIGPNANRMLLGGYSGLPKHNVTVLEGIKARIGDQVTVLYAEGCKITQGGSWQEGAVVASDPAQDRRQIAEAVEVAKQAEAIVLAIGGNEQTSREAWGLKHMGDRTSLDLIGLQDELVDAMLATSKPVIVFLFNGRPLSINKVAKDVPVIFECWYLGQECGLALAEVLFGDVNPGGKLPISIPRSAGHLPVFYNHKPSARRGYLWDDVSPLFPFGFGLSYTTFKLQNVRLAKKRITCEGSTRVLADVTNTGKRAGWEVVQMYIRDCVSSVTRPVKELKGFKKVWLQPGETKKVGLDITPESLAFYDVNMKYAVEPGAFEIMVGNSSRDADLQKLILTVTKQP
- a CDS encoding MFS transporter; the protein is MSDNEQKLSFFEKAGYSCADAGANFVFMTMVLFQLNFYTDTFGLSAGAAAAILLWPRLWDAVADPIVGILADRTTTRWGKFRPWILFTAVPWAIIMVLAYTTPKGWSMAARVSYAVITNTLLMTVYSMNNMPYAALGGVMTGDINERAQLNSFRFIAVNAAQFIVGGFTLPLVAKFAIGHDRQYGWRMTMSIWAALCLVLFLITFATTRERVQPARTGKSSPKQDFLDLLKNGPWRVMFFWTLVHFAILSFRGGALYNYYHYYANKGAMFDFVQRFGLVAPVGAEPQGGILETLGYIVHGDLANPASSNVADVFNSIINMLGTGLIMIVILLSPPLARRFGKKAVSAGGFALAAVGTLAFYLLSPANVWGMVWLTAFISIVYAPTIPLTWAIFADVADYSEWRLGRRFTGMVFATIGFALKSGLALGSASFLWIMQGFFAYETALPSAPKAVAGYRFNSGVAVGVLFAICTVLLFIYPLNKRATIQMADELAGRRRKLMPKPATV
- a CDS encoding carbohydrate-binding family 9-like protein, translating into MLNPRPLFPAHAAQYCLMVLCVTGSLSFLGPASIRAATNAASAFPCDPEKIPHYTAYRVSQPIRIDGKLDEPCWQTAPRSTRFVDILTGAPTLHDTRVSVLWDKNNLYVGFWLEEPNVQATFTKHNSPIYENNDAEVFIAGRDSYYEFEINALNTVYEAFFMWEDTYEKDGFAREPAFRRANPLVKPFNGVGYTNHPRGLRLGSWAWTFPGRKTAVHIDGTLNNDKDKDRGWTVELAFPWEGMKWLAKADGRALPPQPRDVWRIDFSRFNQYKAPPPAQDSGGWFWSPHGVWDSHIPECFPFIEFSTNDVMSTVSSGR